From a single Montipora capricornis isolate CH-2021 unplaced genomic scaffold, ASM3666992v2 scaffold_464, whole genome shotgun sequence genomic region:
- the LOC138036171 gene encoding ran-specific GTPase-activating protein-like, which produces MSNEKATEDLDAPSSPDIHFEPIVSLPKVEVKSLEENEEALLKLRAKLFRFETSGDENEWKERGVGEVKILKNSDRQKYRILMRRDKTLKICANHYITKDMNLQPNCGSDRAWVWKADDYADEAIKTETLAIRFANAENAKKFKEAFEDCQSKLDEKTDEQESNKLAIELEGLQVKESDEEKTNENKDNETTCEDDKPAESETQEIAPSDEGKEDASSKDEIEN; this is translated from the exons ATGAGCAACGAAAAG GCAACGGAAGATTTGGATGCTCCGTCTAGTCCAGATATCCATTTTGAACCGATCGTCAGCCTTCCGAAGGTGGAAGTAAAATCTCTGGAGGAAAACGAAGAGGCTCTCTTGAAATT GCGTGCAAAGCTTTTCCGATTTGAAACCAGCGGTGACGAAAATGAATGGAAAGAGAGAGGAGTTGGAGAAGTGAAGATATTGAAAAACAGTGATAGACAAAAATATAGAATACTTATGCGAAGGGACAAGACATTGAAGATTTGTGCAAACCATTACA TCACAAAAGATATGAACTTGCAGCCAAACTGTGGCAGTGACAGAGCATGGGTGTGGAAGGCAGATGACTATGCTGACGAAGCAATAAAAACAGAAACTTTAGCAATCAGATTTGCAAATGCAGAAA ATgcaaagaaattcaaagaagcGTTCGAAGACTGTCAGAGTAAGTTAGATGAAAAAACAGATGAACAAGAGAGCAACAAGCTTGCCATAGAGTTAGAAGGTCTTCAGGTCAAAGAAAGCgacgaagaaaaaacaaatgaaaacaaagataATGAAACAACTTGTGAGGATGACAAGCCAGCAGAATCTGAAACTCAAGAAATAGCTCCATCAGACGAAGGTAAAGAGGATGCAAGTTCTAAGGATGAGATTGAAAATTGA